GTCGGCGTCGATGTCCGCCACTGCTTACCCCTCTCATCGCTGGCGCCTGCTGCACCGGCCGGATCAGGACCAAGAGCTCGGGACCGCCTGCCGGTTGTCGGCTGCGCGCCCGCTGTGGCTGGTCGCGCAGTTCCCCGCGCCCCTTTGGGGCTCGGTCAGCTGCCCTGCACAGCCCCCTCCGTGGCCCCCGCGATGAACCCCCGGGCGAAGATCGTGAAGACCACGACCAGCGGGACGGACGCCATGAGCACGCCGGCCATGACCATGCTGTAGTCGGTGGTGTGGCCGACATGGAGCTGGGCGAGCGCCACCTGGAGGGTGAGGTGGCCGGGGTCGGTGAGCACGACGAGCGGCCAGATGTAGTCGTTCCAGGCACCGACGAAGGCGTAGATGGCGAGGAACGACAGCGCGGGTTTGATCATCGGCAGCACGATGTTCCAGTACTGGCGGAAGAAACCCGCGCCGTCGATGCGCGCGGCGTCGAGGAGTTCGTCCGGCACGCCGTTCTCGATGTACTGGCGCAGCCAGAAGATGCCGAAGGCGTTGGCGAGGGCGGGCGGGATCAGCGCCTTGAGCGTGCCGACCCAGCCGAGGTCGGACATGAGGATGAACTGCGGGAGGACGGCCAGCTGGAGCGGCAGCATCATGAACCCCACCAGCATGGCGAACAGCACCTTGCGTCCGGGGAAGTCGAACTTGGCGAAGGCGAAGGCCGCCAGGGAGTCGACGAACAGGACCAGGACGGTGGTGACGGTCGCGACGACGAGCGTGTTCAGCATCGACCCGAAGAAGTCGATGGTGTCGAGCACGTGCCGGACGTTCTCCAGCAGCTGGGAACCGAAGGTCAGCTTCGGCGGGCTCTTGTAGATGTCCTGGGTGGTGTTCGTCGCCATGACGATCGTCCACACGAACGGGAAGACCGAGACCAGGACGGCCAGGACGAGGACGATGTGCGCGGTCAGGCCCTTGGGGCGCCGGGACCGCCTCGTGACCGCTGCGGTCATGACTTCCTCCCGCGCTGGACGAGACGCCAGTTGACGACGACCAGCACCATGATCAGTACGAAGAAGGCCCATACCATGGCCGCGCCGTACCCGTAGTCGTTGTTGACGAAGGCCGACTGGTAGAAGTACAGCAGCGTGGTCAGGCCCGCCTGGCCGGGGCCGCCGAGGTTCGGGTTGGCGGCGTTGCTGCCGAACAGGACCTGGGGTTCGCTGAAGCTCTGCAGGCCGTTGATGGTCGAGATGATGACGGTGAACAGGATGATGGGCCGCATGATCGGCATGGTGATCTGGAAGAACGTACGGACGGGTCCGGCGCCGTCCAGCTTGGCGGCCTCGTAGATCTGCGTGGGGATGGCCTGCAGACCCGCCAGGTAGATGATCATGTTGTAGCCGGTCCACATCCAGGTCATCAGCAGCGCGATGACCAGTTTGATCAGCCACGGGTTGCTCAGCCACGGGACGGGTGAGATGCCGACCGTGCCCAGGATCGCGTTGACCAGGCCGAAGTTGTTGCTGAACACCGCGCCGAAGAAGATCGACACGGCGACGATCGAGGTGACGTTCGGCAGGTAGAGGGCGATGCGGTAGAAGCCCTTGAAGCGGCGCACCGAATGCAGCAGCGTCGCCAGCACCAGGGCCCCGAACAGCGTGGGGACGGTGGACAGCACCCAGATCACCAGGGTGTTGCGGATCGACATCCAGAAGACCGGGTCCGTCCACAGGAACCGGAACTGCTGCAGACCCACGAACTCCATGGTGCCCATGCCGTCCCAGCGCTGGAAGGCGAGGTACAGCGAGTAGAAGACCGGGAAGAACGAGAAGACGCCGAAGACCACGAAGAAGGGCGAGATCGCCAGGTACTGCCGCCAGTGGGACAGCACCCCGCGACGTGCCGGCCGCACGGTGCCCGCGGGCGGCGTGCGCCGCGGGCGGAAGCGGGCCGGGCCCGGCCCGCCCCGGTGCCGTGGCACCGAGGCGGGGCCGGTGACCGGAGGGGACGTCACCTCACTTCACCCCCTGTCGCCGGGCGATCTGCCTGGCCTGGGCGACCGCGTCCTTCCAGGCGTCCTCGGGCTTCTTGCCCTTGGCCTCGATGCTGGTCAGCTCGGTGAAGTAAGGAGCCATGACGGCGGCGTCGGCGGGCGCCTCGTAGCTGGCCGGGATGGCCTTGGCGGCCGGGCCGAAGACCTCGATGACCTTCTGCCCGCCGAAGAAGGGGTCGCCGCCCGTCATGGCCGGCATGGAGTACGCCGCCGGCGCGGCGGGGAAGATGGCGGCGTCGGCGAAGCCGCGGGCGTCGTTCTCCGGGCTGAGGATCCAGCTGATGATCTTGAAGGCCTCTTCGGGGTTCCGGCACTGCTTGGGCAGGGCCAGGTAGGAGCCGCCCTGGTTGGCCGGTCCGCCGGGCGTCGCGCAGACCCGCCACTTGCCCTTGGTGTCCGGGGCCGCCTGCTCGATGTCCAGCGCGTGCCAGGCCGCGCCGAGTTCGGTGGTCAGGCTCTTGCCGATGGCGGCGTTCCAGGTGTTGTCGTTGATCTTGGCGTCGAGGCCGAGGGTGTAGGGGCGGATCGCCGTGTTCCAGGCAGTGCGGATGTGGTCCTGGTCGCCGATGAAGCGGTTGTTCCTGTCGATGAACCGCTCGGTGCCCTGCCCGACCGCGATGGTGAACACCGAGCTGATGTTGTTGACCAGGTAGGTACCGGGCACCTTCTTCCTCAGCTCGGTGCCGAGCGCGAAGTAGTCCTCCCAGGTCCCGGCCTGGGCGGCGACCTTGTCGGGGTCGGTGGGCAGCCCGGCCTCGTCGAACAGGTCCGCGCGGTAGAAGAGCGCGGTGGGGCCGATGTCGATCGGGAAGCCGATCTGCTTGCCGTCCTCGCTCCGGGCGAGCTTGGTCTTCCAGTCCAGGTACTTGGACGAGATCTCCTTGAAGCCCAGGTCGTTCAGGTCGAGGAAGCGGCTCGCGTTGGGCAGGAAGGACGCCATGTCCTCGCCCTTGATGCCGGTGATGTCGGGCACGGAGCTGCCCGCCGCGAGGGTGGTGGTGAGCTTCTGCTTGAAGTCGCCGCCGATGGAGGCGGCGGTCAGCTTGACCTGGCCGCTGAAGTGCGTCTTGGCCTCGGCGACCACCTTGTCGCTGAGCGCGCCTCCCCAGTACCACAAGGTGAGGTTCTTGCCGTTCTTGCTGCCGGCCGATCCCGAGCCGTTGCCGCATGCGACGGTCAGGCCGGAGGCGGCCGCGGTGAGCGCGGCG
This region of Streptomyces caelestis genomic DNA includes:
- a CDS encoding carbohydrate ABC transporter permease; amino-acid sequence: MTAAVTRRSRRPKGLTAHIVLVLAVLVSVFPFVWTIVMATNTTQDIYKSPPKLTFGSQLLENVRHVLDTIDFFGSMLNTLVVATVTTVLVLFVDSLAAFAFAKFDFPGRKVLFAMLVGFMMLPLQLAVLPQFILMSDLGWVGTLKALIPPALANAFGIFWLRQYIENGVPDELLDAARIDGAGFFRQYWNIVLPMIKPALSFLAIYAFVGAWNDYIWPLVVLTDPGHLTLQVALAQLHVGHTTDYSMVMAGVLMASVPLVVVFTIFARGFIAGATEGAVQGS
- a CDS encoding carbohydrate ABC transporter permease, translating into MLSHWRQYLAISPFFVVFGVFSFFPVFYSLYLAFQRWDGMGTMEFVGLQQFRFLWTDPVFWMSIRNTLVIWVLSTVPTLFGALVLATLLHSVRRFKGFYRIALYLPNVTSIVAVSIFFGAVFSNNFGLVNAILGTVGISPVPWLSNPWLIKLVIALLMTWMWTGYNMIIYLAGLQAIPTQIYEAAKLDGAGPVRTFFQITMPIMRPIILFTVIISTINGLQSFSEPQVLFGSNAANPNLGGPGQAGLTTLLYFYQSAFVNNDYGYGAAMVWAFFVLIMVLVVVNWRLVQRGRKS
- a CDS encoding ABC transporter substrate-binding protein — translated: MDLSRRGFLQAAALTAAASGLTVACGNGSGSAGSKNGKNLTLWYWGGALSDKVVAEAKTHFSGQVKLTAASIGGDFKQKLTTTLAAGSSVPDITGIKGEDMASFLPNASRFLDLNDLGFKEISSKYLDWKTKLARSEDGKQIGFPIDIGPTALFYRADLFDEAGLPTDPDKVAAQAGTWEDYFALGTELRKKVPGTYLVNNISSVFTIAVGQGTERFIDRNNRFIGDQDHIRTAWNTAIRPYTLGLDAKINDNTWNAAIGKSLTTELGAAWHALDIEQAAPDTKGKWRVCATPGGPANQGGSYLALPKQCRNPEEAFKIISWILSPENDARGFADAAIFPAAPAAYSMPAMTGGDPFFGGQKVIEVFGPAAKAIPASYEAPADAAVMAPYFTELTSIEAKGKKPEDAWKDAVAQARQIARRQGVK